In Populus alba chromosome 1, ASM523922v2, whole genome shotgun sequence, a single window of DNA contains:
- the LOC118055233 gene encoding protein NO VEIN isoform X2 gives MLGVRVQSLGTHISFIREAKASENSTQKKCRETLARNGSLKKCQEARASGPRVRSQRHEGRFSLEKERLEERFSAVSERIKSFSQENYGFCGKHIRFVSSSSEDEKSDDGKNEDEMTNNNVGSHLRSSAQAISSSDRVSSCPYPSATEEMSRLGLKGETGSQFSPDCGSSRPKESNRSFFKKRKLEDASWNVSVPSKLLRSNKKHAHPIDNFDKTEEFVTPSEDDISLSSNDLGAFITTWKEACKDYTVAEILERMLQYYKPPESKKAVRKRTNRCMRRFKCIFSSYPFNGMLNVAVASIKCGMWDSIYDTFQVASQPESANTLSGNCYEYGCIDTEPGEKQAPVACERLQQTHSVPVEEIIGKITRHYELDNEYQSNGKSVLENKLISLRKLSSCELWLADQFGVKEFKSLGHGEFFVFLENHASLFPAKLQNLLSGDRCGKSTLEVSMLQHQLMVLVSQASYSLWENETITKQMVAALLTRQFPLLSFNIMENGSIEDFQQLVEKYKNKVISKCVLFSATLSGMHHIGDSLPLKKDKLETNEVRNKGDNLVAAFNSVTSKDAIEVLVRAPMLSDLNSWSHWDLKFASSLGPLVGWLLSEVNDKELMCLVTKDGKVIRIDQSATADSFLEAALQRSSFQTAVKLLSLLSLAGGENHVPLSLLKCYACHAFEVILKNHSENMEVEDSRKCFLHGKAIGFASNNLTVELQKKSFKINQALHFASRFVLDCLGFMPAEFHGFAADVLLSGMQSVIKEASSVILYECNQNERLMLHEIGLSIGIVEWIEDYHAFCSNSTTDLSVSSGSSCLETVRSEISTENVTLREDVQYATCTQVRCTIDDAVVSSIETISGSLEQSSDLDQHKDAAMVIESIRKEEFGLDANLFNTESSMLKKQHARLGRALHCLSQELYSQDSHFLLELVQNADDNIYPENVEPTLTFILQESGIIVLNNERGFSAQNIRALCDVGNSTKKGSGGGYIGQKGIGFKSVFRITDCPEIHSNGFHIKFDIGEGQIGFVLPTVVPPCDINFFSQLVSMHPDQMNINSWNTCIVLPFRSKSEDTATKMFSDLHPSLLLFLQRLQCIMFRNMLNDSVIVMRKEILEDGIVKVSCGKDKMSWLVASQKLEAHASRPKVQGTEIAIAFTLEESDNGEYNPRLDQQPVFAFLPLRTYGLKFILQGDFILPSSREEVDKNNPWNEWLLTKFPGLFVSAERSFCALSCFRENPGKAVATYMSFVPLVGEVHGFFSGLPKAIILELRRTSCLLIEGDMSKMVPPCSVLRGWDMQSRNVLPDRLLQEYLGLGFLDKNIVLSDSLARALGIMEYGPETLIKFMTHLCRTENGLKLMGLGWLSSWLNTLYAMLSRSSGQTDLIDKLQNIPFIPLSDGTYSSVDVSTIWLHSDTLSTGFDRVHRLEAFPKLNAKLQIVNPALLSASAVDETSVDNAARMLHRIGVQELSAHEIIKVHILQAISDDRITDRDKDLMIDYLCFIMIHLQSGCPNCCAERKHIIYELQNKAYILTNHGYRRPVETSIHFSREFGNPIDVNELINIAEMRWHEVDISYLNHPANKSLSNGLTKWREFLQEIGVADFVRVIQIEKSVADLCHSVPNNMAWDTDLISPGSTAKDWESSELAHLLFILSTSGDGERCKYLLEVLDTLWDDNFSDKATIYYDLKSSDNGRSFKSSFISKICDFQWVVSSMDNELHYPKDLFYDCDAVRSILGASAPYALPKVRSRKLLSELGLKTEVTIDDVLEIIKAWRKSETTFKASIAQMSKFYSFIWDEISSSRNKVSEAFRSGPFIFVPSKSGSNHKDLLPGVFLSAEDVYWHDPTGSMDRLKKIHSQGGSTSVIQCLLSKILCNVYPGLHDFFVNECGVSEIPTCHSYLDILLQLSTAVLPSQAASAVFKVLLMWTEGLESGSLSTEEIIHLKECLTKLDYTVLPTAQDKWVSLDPSFGLVCWSDDKNLRKIFKNFNNIEFLYFGNLSGSEQEMLQTKVSLLLQKLGIPALSEVVTRKAIYDGPADSSFKASLINWALPYAQRYIYSTHPDKYSKLKQSGFNNLKQLQVIAVEKLSYHYAIKKCRLASKRQEQCSCLLEGNTLYTRLESDTHALFLELSRLFFDGTPELHLANFLHMITTMAESGSTEEQTEFFIVNSQKVSKLPDEESLWLLSSTQSLTTNEESLHVDVSPTSINEQKPSNLKLKASVSSYWPPADWKTAPDFHSSRCSINDEEIVTEAVSVVPAKNNADFTIENKADELPESDNVDTQTPNFNGPELGPSKIFRTDQLRPGTANAIQAMATGREGEQVAFNHLNQKFGQVVKWVNQDNETGLPYDMVIEVGSSKEYIEVKATRSSMKNWFEISFREWHFAVEKGECFSILHVLLGNNKARVTTFRNPARQCQSGKLRLVVLMPTVSETWEDVSLLT, from the exons ATGCTGGGCGTGCGTGTTCAAAGCTTGGG GAcacatatttcttttattcGAGAAGCTAAAGCATCTGAAAATTCAACGCAAAAGAAATGCCGAGAGACATTAGCAAGGAATGGATCATTAAAGAAATGCCAAGAGGCAAGAGCAAGTGGACCTCGAGTACGATCTCAGAGGCATGAAGGGCGTTTTTCCTTAGAGAAGGAGCGACTGGAAGAACGTTTTTCTGCTGTAAGCGAGCGTATTAAATCATTTTCCCAGGAAAACTATGGTTTCTGTGGTAAACACATCAGATTTGTTTCATCAAGCTCTGAAGATGAAAAAAGtgatgatggaaagaatgaagATGAAATGACCAACAATAATGTAGGCAGCCACTTAAGGTCTTCAGCACAGGCTATCAGCAGTTCTGATCGGGTGAGTAGCTGTCCTTACCCTTCTGCAACTGAAGAGATGTCACGCCTAGGGCTGAAAGGTGAAACGGGTAGCCAATTTTCCCCTGATTGTGGTAGCTCAAGGCCTAAAGAGAGTAACAGgtcattttttaagaaaagaaaacttgaagaTGCAAGTTGGAATGTGTCTGTGCCTTCAAAATTGCTCAGAAGCAATAAGAAACATGCTCATCCTATTGATAATTTTGACAAGACTGAAGAGTTTGTTACACCAAGTGAAGATGATATCTCACTATCAAGCAACGACCTGGGGGCCTTTATCACCACCTGGAAGGAGGCATGTAAGGATTACACTGTGGCAGAG ATTCTTGAGAGAATGCTTCAGTACTACAAACCACCAGAAAGCAAGAAAGCTGTTCGCAAGCGAACTAATCGATGCATGAGAAGATTCAAATGCATATTTTCATCCTACCCATTTAACGGGATGCTCAATGTAGCT gTTGCATCTATCAAGTGTGGAATGTGGGATAGCATTTATGATACTTTCCAAGTCGCAAGTCAACCTGAGTCAGCTAACACCCTTTCTGGAAACTGTTATGAATACGGATGCATTGATACTGAACCAGGTGAAAAGCAGGCACCAGTGGCCTGTGAGCGCTTACAGCAAACACACA GTGTCCCAGTTGAAGAAATAATTGGGAAAATTACTAGGCATTATGAGCTTGATAATGAGTATCAGAGCAATGGTAAATCAGTTCTGGAAAACAAACTCATTTCATTGAGGAAGCTGTCCAGTTGTGAGCTGTGGCTAGCAGACCAATTTGGTGTTAAGGAATTCAAGTCCCTTGGTCATGGggagttttttgttttcctggAAAACCATGCCTCTCTATTTCCTGCTAAATTACAGAATCTCTTGTCTGGTGATAGATGTGGAAAGTCTACTTTGGAGGTCTCGATGCTCCAGCATCAGTTGATGGTACTAGTGTCCCAAGCTTCATATAGTCTGTGGGAGAATGAAACTATTACCAAACAGATGGTTGCTGCACTGCTTACAAGACAATTTCCACTACTTAGTTTTAACATTATGGAAAATGGTTCTATAGAAGATTTTCAACAACTTGTGGAGAAGTATAAGAACAAAGTAATTTCAAAATGTGTCCTATTTTCTGCTAcgttgtcaggaatgcatcatATTGGAGACTCATTGCCTCTTAAGAAAGACAAGTTGGAAACCAATGAAGTGAGAAACAAGGGTGACAACTTAGTGGCAGCATTTAATTCCGTTACATCTAAAGATGCAATTGAAGTTTTGGTTAGAGCACCGATGCTGTCTGACCTGAACTCATGGTCGCATTGGGACCTCAAATTTGCTTCCTCCCTTGGCCCTCTTGTAGGATGGTTGTTGAGTGAGGTCAATGATAAAGAATTGATGTGTTTGGTTACAAAGGATGGCAAGGTGATCAGAATTGATCAATCTGCTACTGCAGATTCTTTCCTGGAAGCTGCACTTCAGAGATCATCTTTTCAAACAGCAGTGAAACTGTTATCCTTGCTCTCATTAGCTGGGGGGGAGAACCATGTTCCTTTGTCCCTTCTAAAATGTTATGCTTGCCATGCCTTTGAAGTCATTTTGAAGAATCATTCTGAAAATATGGAAGTAGAGGACAGCAGGAAATGTTTTTTGCATGGAAAGGCAATTGGATTTGCTTCTAATAACTTGACTGttgaattgcaaaaaaaatcatttaaaatcaaCCAGGCATTACATTTTGCGTCAAGGTTCGTCCTTGATTGTCTTGGTTTTATGCCTGCAGAATTTCATGGTTTTGCAGCTGATGTTTTGCTCTCAGGGATGCAATCTGTAATAAAAGAAGCTTCTTCAGTGATTTTGTATGAATGCAACCAAAACGAACGCCTGATGCTTCATGAAATAGGATTATCTATCGGCATAGTAGAGTGGATTGAAGATTACCATGCATTTTGTTCTAATAGTACCACTGACTTGTCTGTATCTTCTGGGTCATCATGCTTGGAAACTGTGAGGTCTGAGATAAGCACAGAAAATGTGACTCTGAGAGAAGATGTACAATATGCAACTTGTACTCAAGTTAGATGCACAATTGATGATGCTGTAGTTTCCAGTATTGAAACTATCAGTGGTAGCTTAGAACAATCATCTGACCTTGACCAACACAAGGATGCAGCCATGGTAATTGAATCAATCAGGAAAGAAGAATTTGGTCTGGATGCAAATCTTTTCAATACAGAGAGCAGCATGTTGAAGAAGCAGCATGCACGTCTAGGGAGAGCTCTTCATTGTCTGTCCCAGGAACTATATTCACAAGATTCACATTTTCTTCTTGAGCTT GTTCAAAATGCTGATGATAACATATATCCTGAAAACGTGGAACCTACTCTGAcattcatccttcaagaatcaggtattattgttttgaataatgAGCGAGGCTTTTCTGCTCAAAATATCAGAGCTCTTTGTGATGTTGGAAATTCAACCAAGAAAGGATCTGGTGGTGGATACATAGGGCAGAAAGGAATTGGCTTCAAATCAGTATTTCGG ATCACAGATTGTCCAGAGATTCATTCCAATGGATTTCATATCAAGTTTGACATAGGCGAGGGTcagattggttttgttttgccAACTGTTGTGCCTCCTTGTGATATCAACTTTTTCAGTCAGCTGGTGTCTATGCACCCTGATCAAATGAATATTAACAGTTGGAATACTTGTATTGTGCTTCCTTTCCGGTCAAAATCAGAAGATACTGCAACAAAGATGTTTTCAGATCTTCATCCTTCTTTGCTGCTTTTCCTTCAGCGCCTCCAATGTATCATGTTCCGAAACATGCTCAATGATTCAGTCATCGTCATGCGGAAAGAAATTTTGGAAGATGGTATTGTAAAGGTTTCATGTGGGAAAGATAAAATGTCATGGCTTGTAGCATCTCAGAAGTTGGAGGCACATGCTAGTCGTCCTAAAGTGCAAGGAACTGAAATTGCCATAGCATTTACGCTCGAGGAGTCAGATAATGGGGAGTATAATCCACGTTTGGACCAACAGCCTGTTTTTGCTTTTCTTCCTCTAAGAACTTATGGTCTGAAATTTATTCTTCAAGGCGATTTTATTCTACCTTCATCAAGAGAGGAAGTGGACAAGAATAATCCTTGGAATGAATGGTTGTTGACCAAGTTTCCTGGTTTGTTTGTTAGTGCAGAGAGATCTTTTTGTGCTCTTTCTTGTTTTAGGGAGAATCCAGGCAAAGCTGTGGCCACTTATATGAGCTTTGTTCCACTTGTCGGGGAGGTGCATGGTTTCTTTTCTGGCCTTCCTAAAGCAATTATTTTAGAATTACGAAGAACAAGCTGCCTGCTTATTGAAGGAGACATGAGTAAAATGGTTCCTCCTTGCAGTGTTCTGAGAGGTTGGGATATGCAGTCTCGGAATGTTCTACCTGATAGATTGCTTCAAGAGTACCTTGGACTTGGATTCTTGGACAAGAATATAGTTTTGTCTGATTCACTTGCAAGGGCACTGGGTATCATGGAGTATGGGCctgaaacattaattaaatttatgaccCATTTATGTCGCACAGAGAATGGCTTAAAGTTGATGGGCTTGGGTTGGCTATCGTCTTGGCTAAACACCCTCTATGCAATGCTATCTCGATCTTCTGGGCAAACTGATCTTATAGATAAACTTCAAAATATTCCATTTATTCCCCTTTCAGATGGAACGTATAGCTCAGTGGATGTTAGTACAATTTGGTTACACTCTGATACCTTAAGCACTGGGTTTGATCGTGTGCACAGACTTGAGGCTTTTCCAAAATTGAATGCCAAACTTCAGATTGTAAATCCAGCCCTTCTTTCTGCATCAGCTGTCGATGAGACTTCAGTTGACAATGCTGCTAGGATGCTTCATAGAATTGGTGTGCAAGAGCTGTCTGCACATGAAATTATTAAGGTTCATATTTTGCAAGCTATCTCTGATGACCGAATCACTGATAGGGACAAGGATCTAATGATAGATTATCTCTGCTTTATAATGATCCACCTACAATCTGGCTGCCCTAATTGTTGTGCTGAGAGGAAGCACATTATCTATGAGTTACAAAATAAAGCTTATATATTGACAAATCATGGATATAGAAGGCCTGTTGAGACATCAATTCATTTCAGCAGAGAATTTGGGAATCCTATTGATgtgaatgaattaattaatatagCGGAAATGAGATGGCATGAGGTTGATATCAGCTATCTGAATCATCCAGCTAACAAATCCCTCTCAAATGGATTGACCAAGTGGAGGGAATTTTTGCAGGAAATTGGCGTTGCAGACTTTGTGCGAGTTATTCAGATTGAAAAGAGTGTTGCTGATTTATGTCATAGTGTTCCCAATAATATGGCATGGGATACAGACCTGATTTCCCCTGGATCAACAGCAAAAGATTGGGAATCCAGTGAGCTGGCACATCTATTGTTTATTCTGTCCACAAGTGGTGATGGAGAACGCTGTAAATATCTCTTGGAGGTCCTTGACACGCTATGGGATGATAACTTTAGTGACAAAGCTACCATTTACTATGATTTAAAGTCCAGTGATAATGGGAGATCCTTCAAGTCTTCCTTTATAAGCAAAATCTGTGACTTTCAGTGGGTAGTTTCTAGCATGGACAATGAACTTCACTACCCTAAAGATTTATTCTATGATTGTGATGCAGTACGCTCTATCCTTGGTGCTTCTGCGCCATATGCTCTTCCAAAG GTGAGAAGTAGAAAGTTATTGAGTGAGCTTGGCCTGAAGACTGAAGTCACTATTGATGATGTTCTGGAAATTATAAAAGCATGGAGAAAATCTGAAACCACTTTCAAGGCCAG CATAGCACAAATGTCAAAATTCTACTCATTTATCTGGGATGAAATATCTTCTTCAAGGAACAAAGTTTCAGAGGCATTCCGTTCAGGACCATTTATTTTCGTTCCTAGTAAATCTGGCTCTAATCACAAGGATTTGTTACCTGGTGTATTTTTGTCTGCTGAAGATGTATATTGGCATGATCCAACTGGCTCTATGGACCGATTAAAAAAGATCCATTCTCAGGGCGGGTCAACAAGTGTTATTCAGTGCCTGTTAAGCAAGATATTGTGCAATGTTTATCCAGGCCTTCATGACTTTTTTGTTAATGAGTGCGGAGTATCTGAAATCCCTACTTGCCATAGCTATCTTGATATTTTACTGCAGTTATCAACTGCTGTTTTGCCTTCACAAGCTGCTAGTGCT GTTTTCAAAGTCTTGTTGATGTGGACTGAGGGACTGGAATCTGGATCTCTAAGTACAGAAGAAATCATTCACTTGAAAGAATGTCTGACAAAATTGGATTATACTGTACTGCCTACAGCACAAGATAAATGGGTTTCTTTGGACCCATCTTTTGGTCTGGTATGCTGGTCCGATGATAAAAACTTGAGGAAGATATTTAAGAATTTCAATAATATAGAATTCTTGTACTTTGGCAATCTGAGTGGCAGTGAGCAAGAGATGCTTCAAACTAAAGTGTCTCTCCTCCTGCAAAAATTGGGGATACCTGCTCTCTCAGAG GTTGTAACTCGCAAGGCAATATATGATGGTCCAGCAGACTCTAGCTTCAAAGCTTCATTGATTAACTGGGCTCTTCCATATGCTCAGCGCTACATATATAGCACACACCCTGATAAATACTCTAAACTCAAGCAGTCTGGATTCAATAATCTAAAGCAACTGCAGGTTATTGCTGTTGAAAAGTTATCCTACCACTATGCCATAAAAAAATGCCGCCTGGCTTCTAAGAGGCAAGAACAATGTAGCTGTCTCTTGGAG gGTAATACTTTGTACACCAGGTTGGAATCTGATACACACGCTTTGTTTTTGGAGCTTTCTCGTTTATTCTTTGATGGTACTCCAGAATTGCACTTGGCAAATTTCCTTCATATGATTACAACCATGGCTGAATCTGGCTCCACAGAGGAGCAAACGGAATTCTTCATTGTGAACAGCCAGAAGGTGTCAAAGCTTCCTGACGAAGAATCTTTGTGGTTACTCTCCTCAACACAGTCTTTGACAACGAATGAGGAATCACTTCATGTAGATGTTTCTCCAACATCAATAAACGAACAGAAACCCTCAAACTTGAAGTTGAAAGCCAGTGTCAGTTCATATTGGCCACCTGCAGACTGGAAAACTGCACCAGATTTTCATAGCAGCCGATGTAGCATAAATGATGAGGAGATTGTCACAGAAGCAGTTAGTGTAGTTCCAGCTAAGAACAATGCGGATTTCACCATTGAAAACAAAGCAGATGAGTTGCCAGAGTCTGATAATGTGGACACCCAGACTCCTAATTTCAATGGCCCTGAATTGGGTCCATCTAAAATATTCAGGACAGATCAGCTTCGTCCTGGGACAGCTAATGCAATACAAGCAATGGCTACTGGGAGAGAAGGTGAGCAAGTTGCTTTCAACCATTTGAATCAAAAATTTGGTCAAGTCGTGAAGTGGGTTAATCAGGATAATGAGACTGGGTTACCCTATGACATGGTTATAGAAGTGGGAAGTAGTAAAGAGTACATTGAAGTTAAAGCAACAAGATCCTCTATGAAGAACtggtttgaaatatcatttagAGAGTGGCACTTTGCAGTTGAAAAGGGTGAATGTTTTAGCATTCTTCATGTACTTTTAGGTAATAATAAAGCTAGGGTCACAACATTCAGAAATCCCGCAAGACAATGCCAATCAGGGAAGCTCCGATTGGTTGTTCTGATGCCCACTGTCTCTGAGACGTGGGAGGATGTTTCTCTGCTGACTTGA